In Odocoileus virginianus isolate 20LAN1187 ecotype Illinois chromosome 5, Ovbor_1.2, whole genome shotgun sequence, a single window of DNA contains:
- the BARHL2 gene encoding barH-like 2 homeobox protein produces the protein MTTMEGASGSSFGIDTILSSASSGSPGMMNGDFRPLGEARTADFRSQATPSPCSEIDTVGTAPSSPISVTMEPPEPHLIADGPQHHHHLHHSQQPPPAAAPTQSLQPSPQQQQPPPPPPAAQQLGSAASAPRTSTSSFLIKDILGDSKPLAACAPYSTSVSSPHHTPKQESNAAHESFRPKLEQEDSKAKLDKREESQSDIKCHGTKEEGDREISSSRESPPVRAKKPRKARTAFSDHQLNQLERSFERQKYLSVQDRMDLAAALNLTDTQVKTWYQNRRTKWKRQTAVGLELLAEAGNYSALQRMFPSPYFYHPSLLGSMDSTTAAAAAAAMYSSMYRTPPAPHPQLQRPLVPRVLIHGLGPGGQPALNPLSNPIPGTPHPR, from the exons ATGACAACAATGGAAGGGGCCAGCGGGTCGAGTTTTGGAATAGACACGATTTTGTCCAGTGCCAGTTCGGGCAGCCCCGGCATGATGAATGGAGATTTCCGCCCGCTCGGCGAGGCCAGGACCGCGGATTTTAGGAGTCAGGCCACTCCGTCCCCCTGTTCGGAGATTGATACCGTAGGAACGGCGCCTTCTTCTCCCATCTCGGTCACCATGGAGCCCCCGGAACCGCATCTGATTGCGGACGGGccccagcatcaccaccacctgCACCACAGCCAGCAGCCGCCGCCAGCCGCGGCCCCCACGCAAAGTTTGCAGCCTTcgccccagcagcagcagccgccgccgccgccgccagcgGCCCAGCAGCTGGGCTCAGCCGCCTCGGCACCCAGGActtccacctcttcttttttaattaaggaCATCTTGGGCGACAGCAAACCTCTGGCGGCGTGTGCACCGTACAGCACCAGCgtctcctctccccaccacacCCCGAAGCAGGAGAGCAATGCAGCACACGAGAGCTTCAGGCCAAAGCTCGAGCAGGAGGACAGCAAAGCCAAACTGGACAAGCGGGAAGAGTCCCAGAGCGACATCAAATGCCACG GAACAAAGGAGGAAGGAGACCGGGAGATTTCAAGTAGCCGAGAGAGTCCCCCTGTGAGAGCCAAAAAGCCTCGTAAAGCCAGGACGGCTTTCTCTGACCACCAACTCAATCAACTGGAGCGTAGCTTTGAACGACAGAAGTACCTGAGTGTGCAGGATCGCATGGACCTGGCGGCTGCACTCAACCTCACTGATACCCAGGTCAAGACCTGGTACCAGAACCGCAG GACCAAGTGGAAGCGGCAGACCGCGGTGGGCCTGGAGCTGCTGGCTGAGGCGGGGAATTACTCGGCACTGCAGAGGATGTTTCCATCGCCTTATTTCTACCACCCAAGCCTGCTGGGCAGCATGGACAGCACTACAGCCGCGGCGGCCGCCGCCGCCATGTACAGCAGCATGTACCGGACTCCTCCTGCGCCCCATCCCCAGCTGCAGCGGCCCCTGGTGCCCCGAGTGCTCATCCACGGCCTGGGGCCCGGGGGACAGCCGGCCCTCAATCCCTTGTCCAACCCCATCCCAGGTACCCCGCACCCCCGGTGA